The following coding sequences are from one Abditibacteriaceae bacterium window:
- a CDS encoding YegS/Rv2252/BmrU family lipid kinase: MNHKSVELETTIDPATESGNELPRPITCIINTHSRRGREQFDDAVQALRDAGIPLEKAHAVETLAETVELLRDEVARGANVVIIGGGDGTLSNCADQLAGTEVAMGVLPLGTGNTLARSLGIPLDLAGAAKTLAAGHMIRMDVGRVNGQAFLNSVTLGFSSEIAHALDGDIKKKLGLFSWPIIGLKVFLRHRPLVLKVSSPDRNYRVRTHQIVVANGRYIAGPVAASPNAAINDHQLDVFVLGGPRKRSMVRMALRWLVGKHISASGAKFFTTKSVRIESLRGRVPADVDGEINDHTPLELSIEPGALRVIVPHGYDAKTV, from the coding sequence GTGAATCACAAATCCGTCGAACTCGAAACGACCATCGACCCGGCTACAGAATCCGGCAATGAACTGCCACGCCCGATTACTTGTATCATCAACACGCATTCGCGGCGCGGACGCGAGCAGTTTGACGATGCCGTCCAGGCGCTGCGCGATGCCGGCATTCCGCTCGAGAAAGCGCACGCTGTGGAAACGCTGGCTGAAACAGTGGAGCTACTGCGCGATGAAGTCGCCCGCGGCGCGAATGTGGTCATCATCGGCGGCGGCGATGGGACGCTTTCTAATTGTGCCGATCAGCTCGCGGGCACCGAGGTTGCGATGGGCGTTCTGCCGCTCGGAACGGGAAATACTCTTGCGCGCAGTCTGGGAATTCCGCTTGACTTAGCGGGCGCAGCGAAAACGCTCGCGGCCGGACACATGATTCGGATGGACGTCGGGCGTGTCAACGGGCAAGCATTTCTCAATTCGGTGACGCTGGGATTCAGCAGCGAAATCGCGCACGCGCTCGATGGAGACATCAAAAAGAAACTCGGGCTGTTTTCCTGGCCGATCATTGGATTGAAAGTCTTTCTTCGCCACCGGCCTTTGGTGCTGAAAGTTTCCTCACCCGACCGAAATTATCGTGTGCGCACGCATCAAATCGTGGTGGCGAACGGACGCTATATCGCGGGGCCGGTCGCGGCGTCGCCCAATGCAGCGATCAACGACCATCAACTCGATGTGTTTGTCTTGGGCGGGCCGCGCAAGCGCTCGATGGTGCGCATGGCGTTGCGTTGGCTCGTTGGAAAACATATCAGCGCGAGCGGCGCGAAATTTTTCACGACGAAATCGGTGCGTATCGAGTCGTTGCGGGGACGTGTGCCCGCTGATGTCGATGGCGAAATCAACGATCATACGCCGCTTGAACTCTCCATCGAACCGGGCGCGCTTCGTGTTATCGTGCCGCACGGCTACGATGCAAAAACCGTTTGA
- a CDS encoding carboxypeptidase-like regulatory domain-containing protein: protein MKRLLFPLFVLCSATSFAAPVSVRVVDDKGAPVAGAKVWFQASQDEDATLTTTDEKGEARGETSASEDATYRGHVTVLAPGKAVGGSNLTKETAEIKLVSPVSLSGVVQDKDGKPVANAPVRLIYLVQSGGGFRITTMPGQGAMWDVFRTTSDATGRWAFDFLAPGHNAIIELVDARFVRLQSQIVLPATGSILARPFIARAGAQLEGRIVDENGKPLSGVRVYANSDGDSRDDAVTGADGTYRMTRLATGVFKVRVLSKRDAERVAAPRLGVRAEEGKTNPVADLVMTPGALIEGKATDSKTGAPVALVSLASDGKTARTLDDGTYRLRVVPGEVRLYVAGKPENYALPKFASLSGQFNPNTGLILGQMNLTLAEGETKRFDFTLEPLQSLAGRVVDEQGQPATGAKILARQKWNQLPGVMGKDGTFSVAGLEPGEVTFAALGEWTVVKPEKVTVPAKEPLVVTLRRSPIVPVVGRVVDEEGAPVAGVEVAVQEMVPTGNGGGSSGGATNILTDAQGEWKWTPSRVDAELSVKAKKEGYRFVSGGTLTKRKEVMGVNGALVPNPKTEWGATDVVLQKLAAQLSGRVVDAAGAPVVGAEVWASGSETVATSGADGAWKLTGLPAGENEVFAATPKQFGALKVQSNSTVPSVVTLRPAAAAMPDFKTTRGFLQELVKENKGWDAIAPISVLAMTDPDTALVLAGQLDDNVRDEAVARSLRAFVQHDPARAKERLPDLLGALPAPIAGREGLKLAAQIASIEPDEARAIFDRERAKLPPLDLNNSTTAYTRGAVVGLAARLNLPEANTLADEALATLVKRFGETDHSGVIDGTIEQLAIGGGAFTERALAQLPVSRRLGVASRVLPVLAQFDLDGARHLLDLIPGWTQPAQTDVMSVMRADSAFAHGVLAVIPRLGRTDPAAALALARRVTSDNLKAQPLASAATWQPRAEAEKLLREASEMSDGNGFSNSRLSIATRASAIDATLGEKMALDFEKRLQSADNPFGREMVSPELAWILARTQPGRARLLLEREWANARDNDPESWRRQGIAFAMANADWERAVDMAKSLATPAQDRQNARSERRLLLLLTQWALAPSQLRAAASLNTAQSHLLPFDGETF, encoded by the coding sequence TTGAAGCGTCTTCTTTTTCCCCTGTTCGTTTTATGCAGTGCAACGTCGTTTGCGGCGCCGGTGTCGGTGCGCGTCGTGGACGACAAAGGCGCACCGGTCGCCGGAGCGAAAGTGTGGTTTCAGGCCTCGCAAGACGAAGATGCGACTCTCACGACGACCGACGAGAAAGGCGAAGCTCGCGGTGAAACTTCGGCTTCCGAAGACGCGACTTATCGGGGACATGTCACTGTGCTTGCGCCGGGAAAGGCAGTCGGAGGCAGCAATCTCACCAAAGAAACGGCGGAAATAAAGCTGGTCTCGCCGGTTTCTTTATCAGGCGTTGTTCAGGATAAAGACGGCAAACCGGTAGCAAACGCCCCCGTGCGGCTAATTTATCTCGTTCAATCCGGCGGTGGTTTTCGTATTACGACGATGCCGGGCCAGGGCGCGATGTGGGATGTTTTCAGAACGACCTCCGATGCGACCGGACGCTGGGCTTTCGACTTTCTTGCGCCGGGCCACAACGCCATCATTGAGCTAGTCGATGCGCGTTTTGTTCGCTTGCAAAGCCAGATCGTTTTGCCGGCAACCGGCTCGATTTTGGCAAGACCGTTTATTGCCCGAGCCGGCGCGCAGCTTGAAGGTCGCATCGTTGATGAAAATGGCAAGCCTCTTTCCGGCGTGCGTGTTTACGCCAATTCAGACGGCGACAGTCGGGACGACGCCGTTACCGGCGCTGACGGCACCTACCGCATGACGCGTCTGGCGACAGGCGTTTTTAAGGTCAGAGTGCTCAGCAAAAGAGACGCGGAACGGGTCGCTGCGCCACGTCTGGGTGTCCGTGCCGAGGAAGGCAAAACGAACCCCGTCGCCGATTTGGTGATGACGCCCGGCGCGCTAATCGAAGGTAAAGCCACCGATTCCAAAACCGGAGCGCCTGTCGCCCTGGTGTCGCTCGCATCCGACGGTAAAACCGCACGAACCCTCGACGATGGAACCTATCGACTGCGGGTTGTTCCCGGTGAGGTCAGGCTGTATGTAGCGGGCAAGCCCGAGAACTACGCCTTGCCCAAGTTCGCCTCGCTCTCAGGTCAATTCAATCCCAATACCGGTTTGATCTTGGGGCAAATGAATCTTACTCTCGCCGAGGGTGAAACCAAACGCTTCGACTTTACCCTCGAGCCGCTGCAGTCGTTGGCGGGACGCGTTGTCGATGAGCAGGGCCAACCCGCGACAGGTGCGAAGATTCTGGCCCGTCAGAAGTGGAATCAATTGCCAGGTGTTATGGGCAAAGATGGCACTTTTTCGGTGGCTGGATTGGAACCGGGCGAGGTGACCTTCGCTGCGCTCGGCGAATGGACTGTGGTCAAGCCCGAGAAAGTCACAGTTCCAGCGAAAGAGCCGCTTGTCGTGACACTGCGTCGTTCGCCGATTGTGCCGGTGGTCGGGCGTGTGGTCGATGAAGAGGGCGCACCCGTTGCCGGAGTCGAGGTTGCCGTTCAAGAAATGGTCCCCACCGGTAATGGCGGCGGGAGTTCCGGTGGAGCGACGAATATTCTCACCGACGCACAGGGCGAGTGGAAATGGACACCCTCACGCGTCGATGCGGAATTGTCGGTGAAGGCGAAAAAAGAGGGTTATCGTTTTGTCTCAGGCGGCACGTTGACCAAGCGCAAAGAAGTGATGGGTGTTAACGGCGCGCTTGTGCCGAATCCCAAAACCGAGTGGGGCGCAACCGATGTTGTCCTGCAAAAGCTCGCCGCGCAGTTGTCGGGTCGTGTCGTTGATGCCGCTGGCGCGCCGGTTGTAGGCGCCGAGGTTTGGGCGTCCGGCAGTGAAACGGTTGCGACATCGGGCGCAGACGGCGCGTGGAAACTCACTGGTTTGCCGGCGGGCGAGAACGAAGTTTTCGCGGCGACACCGAAGCAATTTGGCGCTCTCAAGGTACAGTCGAATTCGACCGTACCTTCGGTTGTCACATTGCGACCGGCTGCTGCTGCCATGCCCGATTTCAAAACGACGCGCGGTTTTTTGCAAGAACTTGTCAAAGAAAACAAAGGCTGGGACGCGATAGCGCCCATCAGTGTGCTGGCGATGACAGACCCCGATACGGCCTTAGTGCTAGCCGGTCAACTGGACGACAATGTGCGCGACGAGGCTGTTGCCCGCAGCTTGCGCGCGTTTGTGCAACACGACCCGGCGCGCGCGAAGGAACGCTTGCCCGATTTGCTGGGCGCATTGCCCGCGCCCATCGCCGGACGCGAAGGCTTGAAGCTTGCCGCTCAAATTGCGTCGATCGAGCCGGACGAAGCGCGCGCTATTTTCGACCGTGAGCGCGCGAAACTCCCGCCGCTCGATCTGAACAACAGTACCACGGCTTATACGCGCGGCGCCGTCGTAGGCCTTGCGGCGCGCTTGAATTTGCCTGAAGCCAATACGCTGGCCGATGAAGCTTTGGCGACTTTGGTTAAGCGATTTGGCGAAACCGACCACAGTGGCGTCATAGACGGCACCATCGAACAATTGGCGATCGGCGGCGGAGCCTTCACGGAGCGCGCTCTCGCGCAGCTTCCCGTTTCCCGCCGCCTTGGAGTTGCGTCTCGCGTTCTCCCTGTTTTGGCGCAGTTCGATCTTGACGGCGCGCGTCACTTGCTCGATTTAATTCCCGGTTGGACTCAGCCCGCGCAAACTGATGTCATGAGTGTAATGAGGGCAGATTCTGCTTTCGCGCATGGTGTGCTGGCGGTCATTCCTCGACTGGGCCGCACTGATCCAGCAGCAGCCCTCGCCCTTGCGCGGCGCGTCACGAGCGACAATCTCAAAGCACAACCTTTGGCATCGGCGGCGACTTGGCAGCCTCGCGCGGAAGCAGAAAAGCTGCTGCGCGAAGCGTCCGAAATGTCGGACGGCAACGGGTTCTCGAACTCGCGGCTCTCGATTGCCACGCGCGCCTCGGCCATTGATGCCACGCTTGGCGAAAAAATGGCGCTTGATTTTGAGAAGCGGCTTCAGAGTGCAGACAATCCCTTCGGCCGTGAGATGGTGTCCCCGGAACTGGCGTGGATTCTGGCGCGCACTCAGCCCGGGCGGGCGAGATTGCTGCTGGAGCGCGAATGGGCGAATGCCAGAGATAACGATCCGGAATCGTGGAGGCGGCAAGGGATCGCGTTCGCCATGGCAAACGCCGATTGGGAGCGCGCCGTTGACATGGCGAAATCTCTGGCCACACCGGCGCAGGATCGGCAGAATGCGCGTTCCGAACGACGCTTATTACTGCTCCTGACGCAGTGGGCGCTTGCGCCGTCGCAGCTTCGCGCAGCGGCTTCGCTGAATACAGCTCAAAGTCACTTGCTGCCGTTCGATGGCGAAACTTTCTGA
- the purF gene encoding amidophosphoribosyltransferase has protein sequence MQNRFIDSSEVEEFHTNAEGRPHEECGVFGIFAPGVDVARRAFFGIFALQHRGQESAGIAVSDGNRLDVHHGMGLVSQVFNDEVIKGLVGDIAVGHNRYSTTGGSVACNVQPILTTCSDGPLAVAHNGNLVNASAVREELEGKGVQFVTSMDTEVISKMIQSLEGESLESALLETMRRVQGAYSLVLMTRDTLIALRDPNGVRPLCLGKIENEDGTTHWAVASETCALNVVGAEYVREIEPGEILFINRDGLESVYLKDSSPYHSDRPALCIFEFVYLARPDSQLHGRNVHFARRTMGGLLAKQAPVEADVVIGVPDSGLPAAIGYASESGIPYQEGLIKNRYIQRTFIQPDQMQRELGVRMKLTPLQEVLDGKRVVVVEDSIVRGTTTKRIVQMIRDAGAKEVHLRISSPPYKWPCFYGIDTAARKDLIASEKTIEEIRAYNGADSLAYISMENLVEAVGGDKNVFCRACFDGEYPIRVPQDIQLTKLMLQDTRALNGNGNGNGHPASHAAGDIAGAVMAHSSGDPGPESEGELG, from the coding sequence ATGCAAAATCGTTTTATCGATTCGTCAGAAGTCGAAGAGTTCCATACCAATGCCGAAGGCCGTCCCCATGAAGAATGCGGAGTCTTCGGCATTTTTGCGCCAGGAGTCGATGTCGCGCGTCGCGCGTTTTTCGGCATCTTTGCGCTTCAACATAGAGGGCAGGAAAGCGCGGGAATCGCGGTTTCCGATGGCAATCGTCTGGACGTTCATCATGGCATGGGCCTTGTTTCCCAGGTCTTTAACGACGAAGTCATCAAAGGTCTTGTCGGAGACATCGCGGTTGGACACAACCGCTACTCCACGACAGGCGGCAGTGTCGCTTGTAATGTCCAGCCGATTTTGACGACGTGCTCCGATGGCCCTTTGGCTGTTGCTCATAACGGCAATCTTGTTAATGCGTCGGCGGTGCGCGAGGAACTGGAAGGAAAGGGCGTCCAGTTCGTGACTTCCATGGACACGGAGGTCATCTCCAAAATGATTCAGTCTCTCGAAGGCGAGAGTCTTGAAAGCGCCCTTTTGGAAACGATGCGCCGTGTGCAGGGCGCGTATTCGCTTGTCTTGATGACACGCGATACGCTCATCGCCCTGCGCGACCCCAACGGCGTGCGCCCGCTGTGTTTGGGCAAAATCGAGAACGAAGACGGAACGACACATTGGGCTGTCGCCTCGGAAACCTGCGCCCTGAATGTTGTCGGTGCCGAATATGTGCGCGAAATCGAGCCAGGCGAAATTCTCTTCATCAACCGCGACGGGCTGGAAAGCGTTTATCTCAAAGATTCTTCGCCCTATCACTCAGATCGTCCGGCGCTGTGCATTTTTGAATTCGTTTACCTCGCGCGTCCCGACTCGCAGCTGCACGGACGCAATGTGCATTTCGCGCGGCGCACCATGGGCGGATTGCTGGCGAAACAAGCGCCGGTCGAGGCTGATGTTGTTATCGGCGTTCCCGATTCGGGCTTGCCCGCCGCTATCGGCTACGCGTCGGAATCGGGAATTCCCTATCAGGAAGGCCTGATTAAGAACCGCTATATCCAGCGCACCTTTATCCAGCCCGACCAGATGCAGCGCGAACTGGGCGTTCGCATGAAGCTCACGCCGTTGCAGGAAGTTCTTGATGGCAAGCGCGTTGTGGTTGTCGAAGATTCCATTGTGCGCGGAACGACGACCAAACGAATTGTACAAATGATTCGCGACGCGGGCGCGAAAGAAGTGCATTTGCGGATTTCTTCGCCGCCGTATAAGTGGCCGTGTTTCTACGGCATCGACACCGCCGCGCGCAAAGACCTCATTGCTTCCGAGAAAACAATCGAAGAAATTCGCGCTTACAACGGCGCCGATTCGCTCGCTTATATTTCGATGGAAAATTTGGTGGAAGCTGTCGGCGGCGACAAGAATGTCTTCTGTCGCGCGTGCTTCGATGGCGAATATCCGATTCGTGTGCCGCAGGATATTCAGCTCACCAAATTGATGCTGCAAGATACGCGCGCTTTGAATGGCAATGGGAATGGAAACGGCCACCCAGCGAGTCACGCTGCGGGCGACATCGCCGGGGCAGTTATGGCACACAGTTCGGGCGATCCCGGCCCGGAAAGCGAAGGCGAATTGGGCTAA
- the bioB gene encoding biotin synthase BioB → MNFHQLADQSLRGEAISRDDARAILDAPASQLEELLEATSRVREQYFGRRVKICVLLNAQSGICPEDCNYCSQSKISKAEVEKYKLLPAQTIVERAQEAASAGANRFCMVIAARGPQPKDIATLAEAARQLKANPQTAHMELCTSLGLMTLDQCQNLAAAGIDYVNHNLNTSEEHYAKICSTHTYADRVQTLENVQASGMKTCSGGIVGMGETPEDIIEMAFKLREMQIESIPINFLLTIPGTPLQSLQSIDPNFGLKVLCLVRLLNPDKEVRMAAGREVHLRGRQEQALRAANSLFVDGYLTTPGQGHADVKNWIEAAGYVVEGSPVPVVA, encoded by the coding sequence ATGAATTTCCACCAATTAGCCGACCAATCGCTGCGCGGCGAAGCGATTTCGCGTGACGATGCGCGCGCAATCCTCGACGCGCCCGCGTCTCAATTAGAAGAACTGCTCGAAGCCACGTCGCGTGTGCGCGAGCAATATTTTGGGCGTCGCGTCAAAATCTGCGTTTTGCTCAACGCGCAAAGCGGCATTTGCCCCGAAGACTGCAATTATTGCTCGCAGTCGAAAATCTCCAAAGCCGAAGTCGAAAAATACAAACTTCTTCCCGCGCAAACCATTGTCGAACGCGCACAGGAAGCTGCCAGCGCGGGCGCGAATCGCTTTTGTATGGTGATCGCGGCGCGCGGCCCGCAACCAAAAGACATCGCGACGCTTGCGGAAGCGGCACGCCAACTGAAGGCGAATCCACAAACGGCGCATATGGAGCTTTGCACTTCGCTCGGTCTGATGACGCTAGATCAGTGTCAGAATTTGGCAGCCGCTGGAATTGATTACGTTAATCACAACCTCAATACCAGCGAAGAGCATTACGCGAAAATCTGCTCGACGCATACCTACGCCGACCGCGTGCAGACATTGGAAAATGTTCAAGCTTCGGGCATGAAAACGTGTTCGGGCGGTATCGTCGGCATGGGCGAAACGCCGGAAGATATCATCGAAATGGCATTTAAACTGCGCGAAATGCAAATCGAATCGATTCCGATTAACTTCCTGCTGACGATTCCGGGCACGCCGCTACAAAGTTTGCAATCCATTGACCCGAATTTTGGCCTGAAGGTTTTGTGCCTCGTGCGCTTGCTTAATCCTGACAAGGAAGTGCGCATGGCTGCCGGACGCGAAGTTCATTTGCGTGGGCGTCAAGAACAAGCGTTGCGCGCCGCCAACTCGCTTTTCGTTGACGGTTACCTCACCACGCCCGGACAAGGCCACGCCGATGTCAAGAACTGGATCGAAGCTGCCGGTTATGTGGTCGAAGGCTCGCCTGTTCCCGTTGTCGCGTAA
- a CDS encoding Rne/Rng family ribonuclease, which translates to MRPVTFYVNVEPPEIRIAEVRDGRLFDLDVERDSRALGDIYYGLVENIVPGMDAAFVDIGTGRNALIYVGDVGDEKSPLPIEKLLKSGQPIVVQIARAPVGSKGARVSARLSLPGRYTVLSASSDSVGVSRRIESADERERLRKIVERARPLDHGVIVRTEGENASAEAIAADVNFLHRQLEGIKERAKTTKKPTLLHRDLGALGRLARDRMNEGVEKVVIDRREEYEWFHALVEMIAPQLADRIVLHESASPLFDGFNIARDISRAGNRHVHLPHGGVLVIDEAEAFCAIDVNSGKFTGKNRLADTVVKVNLEAVEEIARQLRLRNIGGVVVIDFIDMERQRDRIAVMNALETALKQDRTRTRIVQLSPLGLVEMTRRREGDSLRQTLHRTCPYCSGDGVVKTTQSVAIDARRQIRALAATAEIDAVCVTLHPDVALAFIGEGAPSEIGARALDLEAVCGFPVWVRVDFSLHSETVVIERGTSSQFEALYPTFGSRLLLPADATLAPRGKDESPEWAVVSQCLVRLEASNAALLGRPAVVEFIEVDRHYQRARVLTSVDPRDA; encoded by the coding sequence ATGCGCCCCGTTACGTTTTATGTCAATGTTGAACCGCCCGAAATCCGTATCGCGGAAGTGCGCGACGGGCGGCTTTTCGATTTGGACGTAGAACGCGATTCGCGCGCGCTTGGCGATATTTATTACGGCCTTGTCGAAAACATTGTGCCGGGCATGGACGCAGCGTTCGTCGATATTGGAACGGGCCGCAATGCGCTGATTTACGTTGGCGACGTCGGCGACGAAAAATCGCCGCTTCCCATCGAGAAACTTCTCAAAAGCGGGCAGCCGATTGTCGTTCAAATCGCGCGCGCGCCGGTTGGCAGCAAAGGCGCGCGTGTCTCGGCGCGCCTTTCGTTGCCGGGCCGTTATACGGTTTTGTCGGCTTCCTCCGATTCAGTCGGTGTTTCGCGCCGCATCGAAAGCGCCGATGAGCGCGAGCGCTTGCGCAAAATTGTCGAGCGCGCGCGGCCTCTCGACCATGGTGTGATTGTCCGAACCGAAGGTGAAAACGCCAGCGCCGAAGCGATTGCGGCGGATGTCAATTTTCTCCATCGCCAGCTCGAGGGCATCAAAGAACGCGCGAAAACGACAAAGAAACCCACTTTGCTCCATCGCGATCTCGGCGCGCTGGGCCGGCTTGCGCGCGACCGCATGAATGAGGGCGTCGAGAAAGTTGTTATCGACCGGCGCGAAGAATACGAATGGTTTCACGCCCTCGTTGAGATGATCGCGCCGCAGCTTGCCGACCGCATCGTGCTTCACGAAAGTGCCTCGCCACTTTTCGACGGCTTCAATATCGCGCGCGACATTTCCCGCGCCGGAAATCGCCACGTCCATCTGCCGCACGGCGGCGTTTTGGTCATTGACGAAGCCGAAGCGTTTTGCGCTATTGATGTGAACAGCGGCAAGTTCACCGGTAAAAATCGACTGGCCGATACCGTTGTCAAAGTGAATCTGGAAGCGGTGGAAGAAATCGCGCGCCAGTTGCGATTGCGTAACATCGGCGGCGTCGTGGTGATTGATTTTATTGACATGGAGCGCCAGCGCGACCGCATCGCGGTGATGAATGCGCTTGAAACCGCCTTGAAGCAAGACCGCACTCGCACGCGAATCGTGCAATTGTCGCCGCTTGGTTTGGTCGAAATGACGCGGCGGCGCGAAGGCGATTCACTGCGCCAAACTTTGCACCGCACCTGTCCGTATTGTAGCGGCGACGGCGTCGTTAAAACCACGCAAAGCGTGGCGATTGATGCGCGTCGTCAGATTCGCGCGCTTGCCGCGACGGCGGAAATCGACGCTGTGTGCGTCACGCTTCATCCCGATGTGGCGCTAGCGTTTATCGGCGAAGGCGCGCCGAGCGAAATTGGGGCGCGTGCTCTCGACTTGGAAGCTGTTTGTGGTTTTCCTGTTTGGGTGCGCGTCGATTTTTCACTCCATTCGGAAACAGTTGTTATCGAGCGGGGCACTTCTTCGCAGTTTGAGGCGCTTTATCCGACGTTTGGTTCGCGCTTGCTGCTTCCTGCCGATGCAACACTCGCGCCGCGCGGCAAGGACGAATCGCCCGAATGGGCCGTGGTGTCGCAGTGCCTGGTGCGCTTGGAAGCGTCAAATGCGGCGTTGTTGGGGCGCCCCGCTGTGGTGGAATTCATCGAAGTTGACCGTCATTATCAGCGCGCACGCGTCCTGACTTCGGTCGATCCGCGCGATGCCTGA